TCGACCTCCCAGTTCGGCTGCTGGATGCGGGCGGCGAGGTAGGCGGCCTGCGAGGGCGTGACGTTCAGCGCGGTCTTGCCCTTGCCGAAGTAGGCCTCGGCCGCCGCCTCGATGCCGTAGGCGCGGCCGAAGTTGACCGTGTTGAGGTAGGTCTTGAGGATCTCTTCCTTGGAGAGCTCCTTGTCGAGCTTGACCGCGACGAAGATCTCCTTGATCTTCCGCTGGATCGTCTGCTCCTGGCTGAGGCCCTGGTAGTAGTTGCGGGCCATTTGCTGGGTGATGGTGGAGGCGCCCTGGACCTGCTGGCCCGTCGCGGTGTTCCACACCGAGCGGACCATGCCGGAGAGCGAGATGCCGGAGTCCTCGTAGAACGTCTTGTTCTCGATGGCGACCGTGGCGTCCTTGACGGCGTCGCTGATCTTGGCGAAGTCGTCGACGATCCGCCGAGGCGTGCCCCTGCGGGCGATCTCGGTCTTGCCGTCGTTGTAATAGATGATGCTTTCCTGCGCGGTCGCCTCTTCCTGCGTGGCCCTGGGCAGGGGCGTGTTCGCGTAGGCGACCCAGATCATGCCGAACATCCCGGCCGCGAGCACGACCAGGCCCGCCATGACGATCTTCCAGTTCGGAATGAACCGTTTCCAGCCGCGGCTGTCCCTGCCTTCACCGCCGCCGCCACCGCCGCCGCCACCGCCGCCGCCGCCGCCACCGCGGCCCGGGCCCTCGGGACCGCGCGGGCCGCGTCCGCCACGGGAGCGGCGGGCGGCGGTGCCGCCCGCCATGGTCTCGTCCATGGACCTGCTGCGGGTGGGCGGACCGCCGGTGGGGTACTGCGCGGTCTGCTGCGGCATCTGCTGCGGGCCCGACGGCTGCCGCGTGGGCTGCGGGCCAGAAGGGCCCTGCCTGCCCGGGGAGCGCTGCGGGCCGGAGGGCGCGGGCGGCTGCGCGTCCATGGCGCCGGTCTGCTCGTAGGCGGCCTCGGGACGGCGGGCGCCGCCCCAGCCGGTTTGCTGCGGCTGCGAGGTGGGCACAGAACTCGAGCGACGGCGCCTTCCCTGGCGAGCCGTCCCTTCGGGGCGCGCTGCGCGTCCGTTCGGCTCGGAGCCATAGCTGCTGCTGTTACTCAACACGTCCTCGCATCGTCGTCGTCTTGCACGGCGGGCGCCGTCCTCGGTTCAGGTGGTGCCGACGGTGTCGGGTGGCCCGTTGCCGAGGACGGAGGAGACGGTCAGGTGGTTCCAGGAACAACCTTGACAGACCTCGACCACGTAGACCCGGAACTCCTCGTAATCATGGGCCATGTGGAGGAGCTCTGACGCGGGCTTTGCCCGACCGGCATGTCGCCCCAGCGAATCCCCGTAGACATAGGTCACGTTGGTGACGTTCTCCCTCTCGCACACCGGGCAGAGGCGTTCGGTCGGTTCACCGAAGCGCCGCGCGGTGCGAAGGAGATGGGGCTGTGCGTCACAGATCTCCCGGGTGGAGGCACGCCAGGGACGCTGCGAGCGGCGCGACGCGCGCTTCGCCGGTCCGTAGCCCACCACCCTCCTCTGTGACCACATGCGCGCCAGACTACGGCTTTTTACCGATTGCTCCCAACCTCTTGGCAAAACCCTTAATTGCAGCGATATAGCGCGGCGACGTATCCTCATGATGTATCGACTCGATACATCGACGCGAGAGGGGGCGGTTCCATTGGCCAGCGGACAGGGCAGGGTCCTGGAACTGGCCGTGCTCGGGTCGCTGCACGAGACCCCGCTTCACGGCTACGAGCTGCGCAAACGGCTCAACGCCCTGCTGGGGATGTTCCGGGCCTTCTCCTACGGCTCGCTCTACCCTTGCCTGAAGTCGCTGCTCGAACAGGGGCTCATCGCGGA
This window of the Nonomuraea africana genome carries:
- a CDS encoding DUF5318 family protein; amino-acid sequence: MRIRRRAISLQLRVLPRGWEQSVKSRSLARMWSQRRVVGYGPAKRASRRSQRPWRASTREICDAQPHLLRTARRFGEPTERLCPVCERENVTNVTYVYGDSLGRHAGRAKPASELLHMAHDYEEFRVYVVEVCQGCSWNHLTVSSVLGNGPPDTVGTT